Proteins co-encoded in one Bacillus paramycoides genomic window:
- a CDS encoding DEAD/DEAH box helicase, whose amino-acid sequence MTQQTFTQYDFKPFLIDAVRELRFTEPTGIQQKIFPVVKKGVSVIGQSQTGSGKTHAYLLPTLNRINASREEVQLVITAPTRELAQQIYEEIVKLTKFCAEDQMITARCLIGGTDKQRSIEKLKKQPHIVVGTPGRIKDLVEEQALFVHKANTIIVDEADLMLDMGFIHDVDKIAARMPKNLQMLVFSATIPQKLKPFLKKYMENPEHIHINPKQVAAGNIEHYLVPSKHRNKIDLVNKMLLQFKPYLAVVFTNTKKMADQVADGLMERGLKVGRIHGDLSPRDRKKMMKQIRDLEFQYIVATDLAARGIDIEGISHVINYELPSDLDFFVHRVGRTARAGHSGIAVTIYDPANEEALDSLEKQRHIEFKHVDLRGDEWADLGERRRRKSRKKPNDEMDVMATKVVKKPKKVKPNYKRKLATERDKVKRKYSNKKR is encoded by the coding sequence ATGACACAACAAACTTTTACACAGTATGATTTTAAACCATTTTTAATAGATGCAGTTCGTGAACTACGCTTTACAGAGCCGACAGGAATTCAACAGAAAATTTTCCCGGTCGTGAAAAAAGGTGTAAGTGTAATTGGACAATCCCAAACAGGTTCTGGGAAAACACATGCATACTTACTTCCTACATTGAACAGAATTAATGCAAGTCGTGAAGAAGTACAACTTGTTATTACAGCGCCTACTCGTGAGTTAGCACAACAAATTTACGAAGAAATCGTGAAATTAACAAAGTTCTGTGCGGAAGATCAAATGATCACAGCACGTTGTTTAATTGGTGGAACTGATAAACAACGATCAATTGAAAAGTTGAAAAAACAACCTCATATTGTAGTTGGAACACCAGGACGTATTAAAGATTTAGTGGAAGAGCAAGCACTATTTGTTCATAAAGCAAATACTATTATTGTCGATGAAGCAGACTTAATGCTTGATATGGGATTCATTCATGATGTAGACAAAATTGCAGCACGCATGCCTAAAAACTTGCAAATGTTAGTTTTCTCTGCAACAATTCCTCAAAAACTAAAGCCGTTTCTGAAGAAATATATGGAGAATCCAGAGCATATTCATATCAATCCAAAACAAGTTGCGGCTGGAAATATTGAGCATTATTTAGTGCCTTCTAAACACCGTAACAAAATCGATTTAGTGAACAAAATGTTGCTACAATTTAAACCGTATTTAGCAGTTGTTTTCACGAATACGAAGAAGATGGCGGATCAGGTTGCTGACGGATTAATGGAACGTGGCTTAAAAGTTGGACGAATTCATGGAGATTTATCACCGCGTGACCGTAAAAAAATGATGAAACAAATTCGTGACCTTGAATTCCAATATATTGTTGCAACTGATTTAGCAGCACGTGGTATTGATATTGAAGGGATTAGTCATGTTATTAACTACGAACTTCCATCAGATTTAGATTTCTTCGTTCACCGCGTTGGAAGAACAGCACGTGCAGGGCATTCAGGTATTGCAGTGACGATTTATGATCCAGCAAACGAAGAAGCGTTAGATAGTTTAGAAAAACAACGTCATATTGAGTTCAAGCATGTAGATTTACGCGGAGATGAGTGGGCGGATTTAGGTGAACGCCGTCGTCGTAAGAGTCGTAAAAAACCAAATGATGAAATGGATGTTATGGCAACAAAAGTTGTTAAAAAGCCGAAAAAGGTAAAACCAAACTATAAACGAAAACTTGCAACAGAACGTGACAAAGTGAAAAGAAAATATAGCAATAAAAAAAGATAA